In Mycobacterium sp. JS623, one genomic interval encodes:
- a CDS encoding MmpS family transport accessory protein gives MLRFAKRIWVLLVILLVVVIAVFVVDRFRGFFGHTVLTKPGAGLVNDPEPFNPKVVKYEIFGDGAIATINYLDLDAQPQKVLDTAIPWQLTLTTTAPAASPNIVAQSDGSSITCRITVDGVIKDERTTDGVNAQTFCLVKSA, from the coding sequence ATGTTGCGTTTTGCAAAGCGCATTTGGGTGCTGCTGGTGATCCTGCTTGTAGTGGTCATCGCAGTGTTCGTGGTGGACCGCTTCCGCGGGTTCTTCGGCCACACGGTGCTGACCAAGCCGGGTGCCGGCCTGGTCAACGACCCCGAGCCGTTCAACCCCAAGGTCGTCAAATACGAGATCTTCGGCGACGGGGCCATCGCCACCATCAACTATCTCGATCTCGACGCGCAGCCTCAGAAGGTCCTCGATACAGCGATCCCGTGGCAGTTGACCCTGACCACGACGGCCCCCGCAGCTAGCCCGAACATCGTCGCCCAGAGCGACGGCAGTTCCATCACGTGCCGCATCACCGTCGATGGTGTCATCAAGGACGAGAGGACGACCGACGGCGTGAACGCCCAGACCTTCTGCTTGGTGAAGTCGGCATGA
- a CDS encoding TetR/AcrR family transcriptional regulator: protein MIRRPADERPRIGREATREALIEATAQIMLEEGYAAATSRRVAAKAGVKPALVHYYFPSMDDLFIAVLRDKAESNLEHQRQAIAQAKPLHALWLLNSATDAQLFTEFLAMANHRKAIRSEISAYAMRFRDLEEGVVTLALKARGIDLEQFPPVVMSMIMGGLARMVIHEQGLGITRGHDQALAFIERCLDQFEMPSWERPSDPVRPPDQEVTSNTVT from the coding sequence ATGATCAGACGCCCCGCTGACGAGCGGCCACGAATTGGTCGGGAGGCGACGCGCGAGGCTCTGATCGAGGCGACCGCCCAAATCATGCTCGAAGAGGGTTATGCAGCCGCGACGTCGCGGCGGGTCGCCGCCAAGGCGGGCGTCAAGCCCGCGTTGGTGCACTACTACTTCCCCAGCATGGACGACCTGTTCATCGCGGTGCTGCGCGATAAGGCCGAGAGCAATCTGGAACATCAACGCCAGGCGATCGCCCAGGCGAAGCCACTGCACGCGCTGTGGCTGCTCAACAGTGCGACCGACGCCCAACTGTTCACCGAGTTCTTGGCGATGGCCAACCATCGCAAGGCGATCCGCAGCGAGATCTCGGCCTACGCAATGCGATTCCGCGACCTTGAAGAAGGCGTCGTGACCCTGGCATTGAAGGCCCGTGGCATCGACCTCGAACAGTTCCCGCCGGTGGTCATGTCGATGATCATGGGCGGGCTGGCGCGCATGGTGATCCACGAGCAGGGCCTCGGCATCACCCGCGGCCACGATCAGGCATTGGCTTTCATCGAGCGCTGCCTCGACCAATTCGAAATGCCGTCATGGGAGCGGCCCAGTGACCCAGTCCGCCCCCCTGACCAGGAGGTGACCAGCAACACAGTTACTTGA
- a CDS encoding DUF6457 domain-containing protein, which produces MDNWIDELARSLGEVPLTSAEMSRLLDAAGDVAHRVERKMTPLSTFVIGCAVGRTLAGGVERTEALNDALGRLEALLPPATPDNT; this is translated from the coding sequence ATGGACAACTGGATCGACGAGCTCGCCCGCAGCCTTGGTGAGGTGCCCTTGACGTCCGCCGAGATGTCGCGGCTGCTCGACGCGGCGGGCGACGTCGCGCATCGCGTCGAGCGCAAGATGACTCCGCTCTCGACGTTCGTCATCGGCTGCGCGGTCGGTCGAACGCTCGCGGGCGGGGTAGAACGCACGGAGGCGCTCAATGACGCGCTCGGACGGCTCGAGGCGCTACTGCCGCCCGCCACGCCCGATAACACGTAG